In Paraburkholderia bryophila, a single genomic region encodes these proteins:
- a CDS encoding YhbY family RNA-binding protein gives MSALKVSTDQRAELRSQAHALKPVVLVGAEGLTDAVLTEIKVHLGAHQLIKIRVFGDEREARIAIYEEICDKLNAAPIQHIGKLLVIWKPEAAEKPAAKTKRGALPSAREAAVEAKPGKGRAPRVVTVVKPSEIPMRKPKAKAVVVRGNERVTQGGNIKRAKKRQTSAKRSHQSSK, from the coding sequence ATGTCCGCCCTCAAAGTCTCTACCGACCAACGCGCCGAGTTGCGCTCCCAGGCACATGCGCTCAAACCGGTCGTGCTCGTCGGCGCCGAAGGTTTGACCGACGCTGTACTGACCGAAATCAAGGTTCACCTGGGCGCGCACCAGTTGATCAAAATCCGCGTGTTCGGCGACGAACGCGAAGCACGCATCGCGATCTACGAAGAAATCTGCGACAAACTGAATGCCGCGCCGATTCAGCATATCGGCAAGTTGCTGGTGATCTGGAAGCCGGAAGCGGCCGAAAAGCCCGCAGCGAAGACCAAGCGCGGCGCCCTGCCGAGCGCTCGCGAAGCCGCTGTCGAAGCCAAGCCGGGTAAAGGCCGCGCACCGCGCGTCGTCACCGTGGTGAAGCCCAGCGAAATCCCGATGCGCAAGCCGAAGGCCAAAGCAGTCGTGGTGCGTGGCAATGAACGCGTCACGCAAGGCGGCAACATCAAGCGGGCCAAGAAGCGCCAAACCAGCGCAAAACGCTCGCATCAGTCGTCGAAATAA
- a CDS encoding RlmE family RNA methyltransferase: MAKNKFNTAWLHDHINDPYVKMAQREGYRARAAYKLKEIDEQDKLIRPGQVIVDLGSVPGSWSQYARNKLAKGSQRDAERQGGIDGTIIALDMLPMEPISDVHFILGDFREDSVVAQLEELVGERQVDLVISDMAPNLSGVAVADAARIEHLCDLAMEFSQNHLKPDGALLVKCFHGSGYSQIVEKFKQQFKVVAARKPKASRDKSSETFILGKHLKRPA, encoded by the coding sequence ATGGCAAAAAACAAGTTCAATACCGCGTGGCTGCACGACCACATCAACGATCCGTACGTGAAAATGGCGCAGCGGGAGGGCTATCGCGCCCGCGCAGCCTATAAGCTCAAGGAAATCGACGAACAGGACAAGCTGATCCGGCCGGGGCAGGTGATCGTCGATCTGGGCTCGGTGCCGGGTAGCTGGAGCCAGTACGCGCGCAACAAGCTGGCGAAGGGCTCGCAGCGCGACGCCGAGCGCCAGGGTGGCATCGACGGGACCATCATCGCGCTGGATATGCTGCCCATGGAGCCGATCTCCGACGTCCACTTCATTCTGGGCGACTTCCGGGAAGACTCGGTGGTGGCTCAGCTGGAAGAATTGGTCGGCGAGCGTCAGGTTGACCTTGTAATTTCGGATATGGCGCCCAACCTGTCGGGAGTGGCGGTAGCGGATGCCGCGCGAATCGAGCATTTGTGCGATCTTGCGATGGAATTTTCGCAAAATCATCTGAAGCCGGATGGTGCCCTTTTAGTCAAATGTTTTCACGGCAGCGGCTACAGCCAAATTGTCGAAAAGTTCAAGCAGCAGTTCAAGGTGGTGGCGGCCCGCAAGCCGAAAGCGTCGCGGGACAAATCGTCAGAAACGTTTATTTTGGGTAAGCATCTCAAGCGGCCCGCATAG